The DNA sequence CAGCAGCGAGTCGCCGCTCATGCCGGGCATCATGAGGTCGGTCACCACCACCGCCGGCCGCTCGCGCCGCAGCGCCTCCAGCGCCTCGCCGCCGGACGAGGCCAGGGCCACCCGCCAGCCCTCGCGGGCGAAGATCTTCTCCAGCGACTCGAGGTTGGGGCGCTCGTCGTCGACGATCAGCACGAGGGGTGTCACGGCGCGAGCATACACCGCGCCCCCAGCGGCGCCGCGGGCGCGGAGGCGCGGCGCCGCGCCGACCCGTGGCGCGCCGCGCCCGGAGCCACCACGGGGGCCGGCGCGACGGCGGCGCCTGGAACGACGACGGCGCCCTCGCGGGCGCCGTCGGTGCAGCGGTCGGGGCCGGGGCCCCTCGGGCTACTCGGCCTCGGGGGCCTCGGGGGCGGCCTCGGCGGCCGGGGCGGCCTCCACCTTCTTGGGCTTGCCGGCGGACGCCTTGGCGCGCTTGGCGGCGCGGTTCTCGGCGCCGGCGGCGGCCTTCTTGGCGGCCGGTGCGGCCTCGGGCTTCTTGGCGTCCGGGGCGGCGCTGATGGTGGCCGAGGAGGCGTTGCCGTAGCGGTTCTTGAACTTCTCGATGCGGCCCGCGGTGTCCATGATCTTCTGCTTGCCGGTGAAGAACGGGTGGCACGCCGAGCAGATCTCGATGTGGAAGTCGCCGGCCACCGAGCGGGTCTCGATGAGGTTGCCGCAGGCGCAGAGCACCTTGGCGGGCTTGTACTCGGGGTGGATGCCTTCCTTCATGACGTCGCTATCCTTTGGGCCGCTTGCACCGCGCCGTCGTGGCGGCGGTGGACCGGGCCCGGCTATGGGAACCGCGGGATCTAGTCGGAACGGGAGGTTGCGTCAACCCCCGGCCGCCGGGCCGGGGGTGGGGGAGGGTGGGAGGACCTAGCGGGCCCCGCCGCCCACCATCATCTTGAAGAACTCGTCGTGGCACTTCACCTGGCGGAACTTGTCGAGCATGAACTTCATGGCCTCGACGTTGTCGAGCCCGTTCAGGATGGTCTGGCGCAGGATGTAGATCTTGGAGAGCCACTCGGGCGGCAGCAGCAGCTCCTCCTTGCGGGTGCCGCTCTTGGCGATGTCCATGCAGGGGAAGATGCGCTTCTCCATCAGCTTGCGGTCGAGCACGATCTCCGAGTTGCCGGTGCCCTTGAACTCCTCGAAGATCACCTCGTCCATGCGGCTGCCGGTGTCCACCAGCGCGGTGCCGATGATGGTGAGCGAGCCCCCCTCCTCGATGTTGCGGGCCGCGCCGAAGAAGCGCTTGGGCTTGTGCAGGGCGTTGGAGTCCACGCCGCCGGAGAGGATCTTGCCCGAGGGCGGCACGGTGGAGTTGTAGGCGCGCGCCAGGCGGGTGATGGAGTCGAGCAGGATGACCACGTCGCGCTTGTGCTCCACCAGGCGCCGGGCCTTCTCGATGACCATCTCGGCCACCTGCACGTGGCGGGTGGCCGGCTCGTCGAAGGTGGAGGCCACCACCTCGCCCTTCACCGTCCGCTCCATGTCGGTCACCTCCTCGGGCCGCTCGTCGATGAGCAGCACGATGAGGGTCACCTCGGGGTGGTTGGTGGTGATGGCGTGGGCGATGTTCTGCAGCAGCACCGTCTTGCCGGCGCGCGGGGGCGAGACGATGAGGCAGCGCTGCCCCTTGCCGATGGGCGAGAAGAGGTCCACCACCCGGGTGGTCATCTCGTTGGCGTCGTGCTCCAGGTGCAGCCGCTCGGTGGGGTAGAGGGGCGTCAGGTTGTCGAAGAGGACCTTCTCCTGGGTCTCCTCGGGCGGGGCGCCGTTGATGCTGTCCACCTTGAGCAGGGCGAAGTAGCGCTCGCCCTCCTTGGGCTGGCGCACCGTGCCGCGCAGGGTGTCGCCGGTGCGCAGGTTGAAGCGCCGGATCTGCGAGGGCGAGACGTAGATGTCGTCGGGGCCCGCCAGGTAGCTGAAGTCGGGGCTGCGCAGGAAGCCGAAGCCGTCGGGCAGCACCTCCAGGGTGCCCTCGCCGGCCACCTCCATCTCCTCCTTCTTCTCCTCGGCGGCCCTGGACTGGGCCTGCAGGATGGCGAAGATCAGGTCCTGCTTCTTGAGCGCCCCGGCCCCCTCGAGCTTGAGCTCGCGGGCCAGCTCGGTGAGCTCGGCCACCTTCTTGTGCTTGAGGTCCGTGATGGAGGCGGTGGCGACCACGGGAGCGGGTGCGGCGGGGGTGACGGGCGCGGCGGGCATGGGGGACGTCCGGGGCGGGCGGCCGGCCGCGCGCTGGGCGCGGGCGCTGGCTCGTGGCGGGGAGGCGGTGCGGGGAGTACCGCGGAGAGGGGATCGAGGCTACGGCGGGAGCCGAGAGCCTGTCAACGTGGGGCCCACCTGTGCGGCGGCGCGCCTACACCGTGGGTGGCCGTCGCGCGATCAGGGGGCAGGCGGGGTGGACGGCAATCACGTCAAACGGGGTAACATCGACCCGTGCGCTCACAAGGGAGGGCGCACCCAGGATGGCCAACTCCACCGACGTCGTCGTGGCCGGCTCGAAGGCCTTCGCGCTGGCGCTCTTCGCGCCCGTGACCGAGCGCGCCGGCACCCGTCCGCGCATCGCCCCCGAGCCGCAGCAGGCCCTGGCGCTGTGCGGCGCGTCGACCGGCCTCCTCCTGGTGGAGTACGGCGAGGCCTGGCAGCCGGTGCTGGCGCAGCTGCGGGCCCAGGCGCCCGGGCTGCGGATCGTGGCGGCCCTGCCGCGCGGCCTGGAGGCCGCGGCGCTGGCGCTCGGGCCGCTCGGCGTGGACGCGGTGCCCTGGGACGGGCACGCGGCGGCGGTGCTGGCTGCGGTGGACCGGGCGCTGGCGGTGGCCCCCGCGCCGGCGGAGCCACCGGCGCCACTGCCCGCCGCTCAGGCCTCGCCCGCCGCGGCCGCCCACCCGCCGCAGCCGCCCCCCCGCCCTCCGGCCACCACGCCGGCCGGCGGGACGCCGGGGCAGGCCCGGCCACCGACCCTGGCCCGCCCGCCCGCCACCACGCCGCCCGCCGGGATCCCCGCCGCGCCGCCGCTGGCCCGCCCGCCGGCCCTCACGCCGCCCACAGGGGTCCCGGCCGCCGCCGCGCCGGCCGCTCACCTGGCCGGGCCGGCGCCCCTCGCCGCGCCGGCCGTCGACGACGCCGGCACCGACCTCTTCGACGGCCTCGGGTCCGTCGAGCCCGCGGCCGGCCAGGCCGCGCCCGCGACCTACGGCCCGCCCGCCGTGGCCACCGTGTACGTGCCGCCTCCCGCGTCGGCCGCGCCCCACGCCGTCGAGTGGCCTGCCTCCACCCCCACCGAGGAGGAGGCAGAGTCGGCGCTGGTGCTCTACGTGCGGGGGAAGCTGCGGCCCGACGCGCCGCTGGCGGCGGTGACCCGGCACGCCGTGGCCGGCATGTCGGAGCTGGAGCGCCAGGCGGTGAGCGGCGCCGCGCTCCCCTTCGACGCCACGCCCGTGTACCGGGCGGCCGTGCTCCGCCTGCGGGTGGCGGCGGCCCTGGCCGCGATGCCCACCACGCCGTCGCGGGTGGACGAGGTGGCCGTGCAGGCGCTGCTGGCCGAGCTCGACGGGGTGCTGGCCCTGGTGAACCCGCTGGCGGCCGGCGCGCCGCCCGAGCACCAGCCCGCCCTGGAGGCGGTGCGCAACGCGCTGGTGCGCGAGGCGGTGGACTTCTCCGAGGCGGTGCACCGCCTGGTGGAGGGCGGCGTCCCGGCCGTGGCCGCCAGGCCGCACGCCTCCCGCGCCGCGGCCGCCTCGCGCGTCCTCAGCGTGCAGGCCGGCGCCGACGAGGTGAGCGAGGCCGAGACCCGGCGCAGCCGCACGGTCTGGGTGATCTTCGTGGTGGTGCTGGTGGCGGCCGCGGGCCTG is a window from the Anaeromyxobacter sp. genome containing:
- the rpmE gene encoding 50S ribosomal protein L31, whose protein sequence is MKEGIHPEYKPAKVLCACGNLIETRSVAGDFHIEICSACHPFFTGKQKIMDTAGRIEKFKNRYGNASSATISAAPDAKKPEAAPAAKKAAAGAENRAAKRAKASAGKPKKVEAAPAAEAAPEAPEAE
- the rho gene encoding transcription termination factor Rho, whose translation is MPAAPVTPAAPAPVVATASITDLKHKKVAELTELARELKLEGAGALKKQDLIFAILQAQSRAAEEKKEEMEVAGEGTLEVLPDGFGFLRSPDFSYLAGPDDIYVSPSQIRRFNLRTGDTLRGTVRQPKEGERYFALLKVDSINGAPPEETQEKVLFDNLTPLYPTERLHLEHDANEMTTRVVDLFSPIGKGQRCLIVSPPRAGKTVLLQNIAHAITTNHPEVTLIVLLIDERPEEVTDMERTVKGEVVASTFDEPATRHVQVAEMVIEKARRLVEHKRDVVILLDSITRLARAYNSTVPPSGKILSGGVDSNALHKPKRFFGAARNIEEGGSLTIIGTALVDTGSRMDEVIFEEFKGTGNSEIVLDRKLMEKRIFPCMDIAKSGTRKEELLLPPEWLSKIYILRQTILNGLDNVEAMKFMLDKFRQVKCHDEFFKMMVGGGAR